The genomic interval TGCAGGGTAACCGGGGCAGGGACACAGAACCAGGGACGCCGAAAGTATGAGCAGGTTAGAACCCCTCATCCAGGTGGCCTTTTCCTCCACAGGCCGGACCATGTATGTGCTTCCGTTCAGCATGGGTCCTGTGGGCTCCCCACTGTCCCGCATCGGAGTGCAGCTTACTGACTCAGCCTACGTGGTAGCGAGCATGCGTATTATGACCCGGCTGGGGACACCTGTGCTTCGGGCCCTGGGAGATGGTGACTTTGTCAAGTGTCTGCACTCTGTGGGCCAGCCCCTGACTGGACAAGGTAAGCGCCTGCCGTGCTTAGGGGAGAACATAGACCTGGTTGCCCTCAGAGGGAACCCCAAATTCTACCCATCCTCATTAGTGAAACACCTAAGTCCCAAAACCCAGGGCAGCAGTCTGGGCTGGGGGCAATGCTATATTGGCAGAGCAGTTTGCACAAGATTGAGAAAAGTCATTTGTCCCAGAACAGGGACATGGGAGCCAATGGCTGTTAGGAGGTGGGGAGCCTTAGCCACTCATTGGCACCACCACTACTCCTAAGTGTCTCTCCTGCCAGCCCTGATCCTTCCAGCCCCTAATACCCTAGTTCCTGATGCCCCTGCCAATAGTCAGCCCATGACCCCATTGTCCCCAGGGGAGCCGGTGAGCCAGTGGCCATGCAACCCAGAGAAGACCCTGATTGGCCATGTGCCTGACCAGCGGGAGATCGTCTCCTTCGGCAGCGGCTATGGCGGCAACTCCTTGCTGGGCAAGAAGTGCTTTGCCCTCCGCATCGCCTCTCGGCTGGCCCGGGATGAGGGCTGGCTGGCAGAGCATATGCTGGTGAGGGCCTGGTGAGGATCCCAGCAGCCTTGGGGAGCAGGGTGAGGGCGGGGCCTGGCCTCACCTCCCCACTGCCAGTTGCCAAGCGGTGGGCAGGGACTCCGCCCCAGTGACTGAAGCTCTGACTTGCCACCACCCTAGCCCTGTGGCGAGGCGTTGGCACCTATTTTGTGAATAAACATTTGTCCTCCCTGTTAATCCGTAACTGTCCTTTCTGTGCAGACCATAACTGACCTTTGGTGACTTCTtccttgttccctctctcctcaACACACAGATCCTGGGTATCACCAGCCCCACAGGGAAGAAGCGCTACGTGGCGGCTGCCTTCCCCAGTGCCTGCGGCAAGACTAACCTGGCCATGATGCGGCCAGCGCTGCCGGGCTGGAAGGTGGAGTGTGTGGGGGATGATATCGCCTGGATGAGATTTGACAGTGATGGTGAGAGGCCCTTGGCATCAGACTCTCGGTTCTGGCTTTTACTAGAATATAGGAGTCTCCCCTCTACTGCTCCTGGGGGACCTGCCCTGTATCTCCTAGCAGTCTAGCCACCCTAGAGACAAAAAAAATCCTTCCCCATTAGATacggggaggaggagcagaataGAATCTTCCATGGCTGCACCTCTCACCTCTTCCCGGTTGGCCCTTTTCTGTCACTTCTCCTAACAGGTCGACTCCGGGCCATCAACCCTGAGAATGGCTTCTTTGGGGTGGCCCCTGGCACCTCTGCCACCACCAATCCGAATGCCATGGCCACAATCCAGAGTAACACTCTTTTCACCAATGTGGCTGAGACCAGCGATGGTGGAGTGTACTGGGAGGGCATTGACCAGCCTCTTCCACCTGGTGTCACCGTGACCTCCTGGCTGGGCAGACCCTGGAAACCCGgtatgtggggtgggggagctgtgACACAGCTCCCCGGGCTCATCACCTTGAGGATATAAAAGCCTTCTCCACAACCTGCAGCCATCCTCCAGGACCTCTGAGAGGCACAGGAAGTTATGAATAGTCCCAGATTCCAGCCCCAAGCAAGATCTGAGGTCAAGTCCCAAGTTCGCCAAGTGCAGGCTTTGGGTCTGACTCAGTTGCTTGCCCTCCACATCAGTTACATAGAGGTGGTTCCCAAAGTAGCTATCTCATAAGGCTGCTGGAGGGCTGATTAGTACATGCAAGGCTTTAGCGCAGTGCCAAATACATAgcaaattttccataaaaataagctgggttttttggtttttggtttttgggtttttttttaaagaaaaggtgaggactgttttaaaagtttttcacaAGGAATTGGGCTCAAAGCACAGTCCATAAAGTTTGACCCGTTAAGAAGgagggagcctgcccctccccctgccacttgGCTTCCACCATCCCCTGTATAATAACCATTGTTTAAGGGTCagtgttggggctcctgggtggctcagtcagttaagtggccttGATTTtcaggtggctcagccagttaagtgactcttgatttcagctcaggtcatgatcttggggttgtgagatgacACCCctgttggctccctgctcagggagtctgcttgagatattctctctccctccccctctgctcccctctaaaataataaataaatcttgttaaaaaataataataaaggtcaCCGTTGTTAGCCTCACCCTTCCCGGTCCTCCTAACACCCACACCCCCATCAGCCCTCCAGGCAAAATCAGACCCGCTCTTTAGCGTCTTCTAAAAGCTATTTCTCAAGCCTGTCATTGCCCCTGGCGCTTGGCAGCCctgttcctcccccacccctgcactctgGACCTTCTTCAGTCGGAAAGCCCTGAGACCTAGGGTTGGTAGCAAAGAGGGGCATCCTGGGGACGGCATGCTTGTGGTCGCTAAGCCAGCATTCATGCTTTCCCGGACTGGCTGAGCGCGCCTCCCTCCTTATCTAATCACCCCTCACTTTCTCCTCCACCATCATTGAGTCCACCGAGGCCTCCCCACCCAACTAAGAAACCCAAGAAATGTTCCTACTTCCCCTCAGGCTCATTCCCCAACCCTTTCATCATCTCTAGCTTCAGGCATATAACTAGGGTGTGTTGTGCCCAGCTGCAATTCCCGGAATAATACCCTGCCCCAGGGACCTGAATTGGGGGTCATGGAAGTGCAAGAGGCTCTTACACACCggaactgggggtggggaaggggacacagtgggggggggggtggcttgAAAACTCCCTTGACCAGCACCCTCCAGCAGAGAGGACACCATGTCCCTTCGGGGTCCCATGGTGGTGCCTTATACACGTGCCACTGACTTGTTCCCATCCCTTCTCCAGGGTAACTGACAGGCCAGATGACCTGCGCCCCTCAGGTTAGGCCTGCCCAGGTTATGTCTGACTTCCAGCCCTGTCACTCCATCTGGGTCTGCACTGCCCCAGGGAAATCACCAGCATTCTGCTAGCTTCCAGATCAGTTCCTGTTTACATTTTGAATTCCTCAGAAGATCCTATCTTCCCTTATTTGCTGATGGAAAGTCAGTTGTCTGAAATACCAATTGGatagtctcatttttttcctttaggtgtGTTTGagtgtttcttaaaataataatcccaaaaataaagaaatcatttctGGGATAAATTTTCTGTTCTAACCTTTTGCCAACATCTAAGCCCATTCTCTTGAGCGCTGGTCAGTGCCAAGTAGCTATAGCTTGGCATAGACAGTGGGATCTTGGTAAACCCCAATTCCTTACCCATTCTTTCTCACATAGCTTGGCTTCAGCACTGTTATTGATAAATAACCTGATCTTTTGGGGGAGATGTCctggctcccttctccctgcttctcacCACCCAAGGTTGCAGGGCATTGATGACGCAAACAAATTTTGCAAGAGTGCATGCAAAAGCGTGCAGAGGGAGGGGATAAATCCTTGGAAGTGACAGTAGTTGTCTTTTCCCTGCCAGGGGACAAGGAGCCCTGTGCCCATCCCAACTCTCGCTTTTGTGCCCCGGCTCGCCAGTGCCCCATCATGGACCCAGCCTGGGAGGCCCCTGAGGGTGTCCCCATTGATGCCATCATCTTTGGAGGCCGCAGACCCAAAGGTAAGCATGCCTTCTCAGTAAAGGGCCTGGCTCTCTCAGGGCCCACTTCCCTCTTGTACTTAGGAGCCtcagcctgggggcacctgggtggctcagtgggttaaagcctgtgccttcggctcaggtcatgatcccagggtcctgggatggagccccacatcagcgcTCTcagcttatcagggagcctgcttcctcctctctctgcctgcctctctgccaacttgtgatctgtctgtcaaataaataaaatctttaaaaaaaaaaaaaggcttcaacCTGGATTGCCAGCTGTGGCTCTCGTCTCTAGAGCTCTTCCTGGAGAATTCAAAATTAGGGGGAAGCATGGGATTTGAAAATGGGAAAGCAGAAGTCCTAGGAAAGTGAGACCAGGAGTCAAGATCACCAGAGGGGATGGAGTGAGGGTCCAAAGAGAAAAGTTGCCTGTGACCCTGGTCACTTGTGTTCTAGGAGTACCCCTGGTATATGAGGCCTTCAGCTGGCGCCATGGCGTGTTTGTGGGCAGTGCCATGCGCTCGGAGTCCACTGCCGCAGCTGAACACAAAGGTGGGTGCCCTCCCTGTGCCGCTCTCCTGTGTACCCACATcactgctcctctcccttcctgaggcaggccttcctcctgcctgccctccccatgTGTCTCTTGTCCCAATCTCTTCTCTTTGCCCTATTCTGAGGAAGATTCCAGAACCACCAAAGTTTAACCACTCCCTCCAGCCGGTGGCAGGGTGCCTTTTGTCTTCTCCAATAAGGAGGAagagtcctggggtgcctgggtggctcagtgggttaaagcctctgccttcagctcaggtcatgattccagtgtcctgggatcaagccccctatcaggctctctgctcagcggggagcctgcttcccttccgctctctgcctacttgtgatttctgtctgtcaaataaataaataaaatctttaaaaaaaaaaaaaaaaaaaaggaagagtcttGACCCTTCTTGCTTCCCTCCCCAGGGAAGGTCATCATGCACGACCCCTTTGCCATGCGGCCCTTTTTTGGCTACAACTTCGGGCGCTACCTAGAACACTGGCTGAGCATGGAGGAGCGCAAGGGGGCCCGGCTGCCCCGCATCTTCCACGTCAACTGGTTCCGGCGGGATGAGGCGGGCCGCTTCCTGTGGCCAGGCTTTGGAGAGAATGCTCGGGTGCTGGACTGGATCTGCCGGCGGCTAGAGGGAGAGGACAGTGCCCGAGAGACGCCCATCGGGCTGGTGCCAAAGGAAGGCGCCTTGGATCTCAAGGGCCTAGGAGCCATAGACACCACCCAGCTATTCTCGCTCCCCAAGGACTTCTGGGAACAAGAGGTTCGTGACATTCGGAGCTACCTGACAGAGCAGGTCAATCAGGATCTGCCCAAGGAGGTGTTGGCTGAACTGGAGGCCCTGGAGGGACGTGTGCGCAGAATGTGACCTGAGGCTCCAAGCTAGCAAGAGAGCACAGCCCCCTCCATCCCACCCCGCCATATCCCCCATCTAGGGATAGGAGAGCAAAACAGGCTTGGAGAAAATATGAGCAATTTGATACAACCAACATGTGAGTGCCATGAGACCAGGCCATAGACCTTCTCCAACACTCTGTCCATTAATAAGAAATGCTCGTTCATTTTCCACAACGTTCATGCTGTTTTCATTCCTGCCTGTCTTCATGGGCTTTTAACACCAATTTCACGGTCTTCTTCCCGCAGCCCTCCAGGCAGCCAGCACCCCAGTGCAGTCTGGCCTGGCACGGCCTGGTGAGAGCCAGGATCTCACTCCCAGGCAGCCCTGCCACTGAGCCCACAGCAGTAGGTATTGCTGGGAGAAGGCACATCAATTCTGTGTCCCAAGGTCTTAAAAAGATGGGGGCCTCTGCGGGCCACTCAGTAGAACTTCCAGGCCTAAAATTCCTGATCTCCCACTTGGAGACGCAGAAGCCTCTAAAACCCCGTGCTCCAGGGAAGTGATTCCATTGCCCATTGTCAGATCTGTTCTTCCTCCTGCCTGACCTAAAATTGGGACTCTAAAAGCATTCATGAAAGCTTATTCAATATTAAGACAGCTAACTCTTAGAGTGCCTCCTGTGTGCTAAGTACTGTTCTGGGCATGTTACAAAACAATGCTTTGAAGCAAATGCCATATTACAGATGAAACAAAGGCACAAAGAGGTCAAGTAATTGCCCAAGCCCACAGAGCAAACAGTCGAGCCAAGGGTAAACGGTAACTGTGGACACATCTCTCATAGCAGCGTAGAACTGTACAGCTATAAGGCCTTTAGATGTCCCCTGTTCCATGCTTCTTGAACTTCATACTGCATATGAATCCCCTGGTGATCTGGATAAAATGCTCATTCAGCAAGTCTGGAGTGGCCAGAAGGTTCCGTTTCTCTTTCAAGCTCCTAATTGATGCTGATGCTCCTGGACTGGGGACCATCATTTAAGTGGCAAGGCCTTGACCTAAATCCTCAGAAATCAGCTTTAAAGGGGAAACCACAAAGAGAGCAACGATCCTCCCTAAATCAGGGCTGTTGACTGAGGGAAAGCTTTGCCTCTGATCTGAATCAGGCTGAGGGAATATAAAAACCGAGGTTGGTAGGTTTAAGTCTGCACCCAGAAAATGAGGATAAACTTTAACAAGTAAGATGGGATTACTGGGACTGCCTCAAAAGAAAACACTGGAGGAGGAAACACCAACGGTTTCATAGAGAACAGCCAATAACTAGCTACACACAACGTGTGGGCAGAAAAGAATCTAAGGTCAGAGTGGACCAAGTGCTAAAACAGCAATGGAGTCTGttgtacttaaaattatatagCCAAGTCCTCTGCTTCAGGAACAGCATGTGATAAGTGAGAATAGGATCAGAGGCAGCATAACACAGATGTTGGCCACACAGTAGGGTCGGGCCTGAGGTGCCTCTGAGTAtcgtcatctgtaaaatgggggtgtgCTGCACCTCAGTGTTGTTAGGAAGATTAAAAGGGTCAGTGAAACCAGGCACTCAGAACTATGCCTGGCAGGAGTAACCATTGGCTCTTTTACCAGCTCTCACCGTTCTACTCTATATTGATTGCAGGAGGCCTTATAAGCCTATATCATAAATTCCTGACTCTACAGATTAAGAGGAAAATGAACAATGTCAATAAAatttaggagaggaaaaaataggtTTGGAAATAAGTCCTTCCAGGAAAGAGGCGGGGACCTGGGGTTCCAGGCCTCTCCTGGTATCTAAGTGCTCAGTGATGTGAAGGTATAAGCCTTGAACATGACTTTGGTGATTAGAATAAAATTGGGCTGCATGCCCTACAGAGATACATGATAAAACAGaattaacacattttaattaacctttctattttaaatcatttaaagtaatttctatacccaatgtgggacttgaactcataaccctcagatcaagagttgcatactcttcTGAGCTAGACAAGAGTCccatacctttttattttaaaataaaacacaggtaCAGAAAACCATGAAAAAACAGAAGTATAGTTTAATAAACTAACAGAAAATGAATACCCTTTAGACCATCacccagagaaagaagcagaacttTGCAGACATCCAAAGCTCCCAACCACCCCACTGTGTTCATCTTCATCACAGCCTGTCCCTCCTGGCATAAGTGGATACTATGGTGCATGATAAGCATGTCCTTTAATtgtgtttttgtagttttatcacCCAAATGTGGATCTTTGGCCATTATAGTTAAGCTTCGCCCATTTTTAAGAATCTCCTATGCCTCTAAAGTCTCAGTCTATAGGTTCcctctccattcctttcttttccctcaattTAACCATTGAAGCATCCAAACCTAGATGCTCCATGCCTAGATTCATTAATTTACTGGGGATTTCATACAGCCATATCCAAACTCTGTCATAATAGTTGGAATGGTTATACGAAAAGACATccctttgggggtgcctggatggctcagatggttaattaagtgtctgccttctgctcaggtcatgacctccaggtcctagggctctgggctcagcggggacgctgcttcttgctctgcttcttcctgttcctGCATGCGCACGCAcgcgatttctctctctctctctcaaatgaataaaaaagaagaagaagaagaagaagacatcccttcattttctgtttcattattgtCAGGTACAGTTTATAGAAAAACAGCATGATAATGGATTCTTTTCCTATGTTTACCATCTTCAATATGATGATTTGGTTTCCTATCATCCTGCAAAAGGTAAACAATTAGTTACCCACACACACCATTATGAACTCATGGATTTAAACATacttaatgtttattgaattatccttttaatgcTCAAATTGTCCCAACTTTGGCTGTGAGAACTTGGCTCCTGAGTCCTTTTGGCATTATCCTGATAGTGTTTGCTGGCTTCTTGCTATCTGGTAAGCTAAGTTGTTCCAGATTCATCTTGTACATTTCCTGCCCCagacctggaatcagccatttcttcaaaCTTTGGTTGCTTTTCatggaaaatggtattttaagaTCTAAGTGGTAGGAGTATACATTGCTACTGGATTGGTCCCTTGTTTCTAGATCTTTTCAATGGGTGAGGATAGTAAATAACTTCGAGAGTTCATACTGACAGCTCCTACTCAAATTCCCGGCTAAAGGGTTTTTAACTTCTTCTGTATCACATCTGTACTTCCTATCTGCCACGCAAAAAAATTCTGGTTCTCAAGGACACAGGCCATGAGAGTATTAGAAATCCCGTAATTACTCAGTTGCTTTACAGTCAACAGATTTTAAGTCCTAGGTAAATTAGCAtacttccccctttccttctgcccaggGTGCTACAAGAAGATAATGTATAAACACTTGTCATCAGTCACTTCGGAAGACAGAACTTTCCCTTGTTTAGCCCAGAACTGGACATGTGTTGGAGGAGCTCTGTGCAGTCGCCAGGCTCCAAGGTCGGGTGGGGAAGAGGTAGGAGAGGGTTAgccagaaaaggggagaaaagaaaaaaaaaaagtgttctcctctcctctctagcCTAGCCCGCCCTCTAGTGGGAATGCGGATGAGGAGGAAACAGCCAGAGGCAGGTCAGACAGAAAGTCAACTAGGGGACATTTACTTAGCAATCACTAGAACAGGACCTAAAATGggtgcaaaaggaagaaaagctctCTGTAGCTTTAAGTGGCTTCAAGTGTAgctgagaaaaacagaagctGCCCAAATGAGAAGCACTGTACAAAATGCACCAAGCAACAAGCCAACCTTCAAAGTCATGACAGGGAAGGTCAATAGTTTCTCAAAAtgacttaattattattattttaaaagaaatgctattttCTTTCAATGGAACACATCCTCTTTAAATGTATATGAGTATTTATATCTTAGGATAAGAAATACTCATATACATTTAAAGAGGATTTTAGGGGCCTCTaggtggctcaagtcatgatcccagggtcctggatctgagccctgctcagcagggggaatctgcttctccctctcctcctgcccatgCTCATGTGTactctcacttactctctctctgtcaaataaataaataaaaacttttttttaaagattctatttatttgagagagagagatcacaagcaggcaaagcagcaggcagagagagaggggaagcaggctcagatgtggggctcgatccccagaccctgagatcatgacctgagccgaaggcagaggcttaacccactgagccacccaggtgcccctcaaataaataaataaaatctttaaaaaaataaaatgaaaagaattataagtCACAGGTGACAAGTTCATAAgcttaaaaatcttttacatacaaaaatcaatcagtggacccagaaataaaattgtatactCTTTAGCATTTGACTTAATGTTAAGAttcattttcatcataaaatttcatattttttaaaaaatattcaccacgcgggtgcctgggtggctcagtgggttaaagcctctgccttcagctcaggtcatgatctcagggtcctgggatcgagccccgcatcaggctctctgctcagcgggaagcctgcttcccctctccctctctgcctgcctctctgcctacttgtgatctctctctctgtgtcaaataaataaataaaatatttaaaaaaaaattcaccacgacttttaatgttttatttaatgacatatatacacaaattctATATTTCAAAGGCCTgactttctatttcagttttaaacTGGATGTGTAAGTGCTAAAGAAGAGAGGAGgctaaggaaaagaggaaagaggaaatcaaaaaatgcattattgggatgcctgggtggctcagttggctaagcagctgccttcggcgcaggtcatgatcccggcgtcctcagaatgagtcccgcatctggctccttgctcggcagggagcctgcttctccctctgcctcagcctgccattctgtctgcctgtgctcgctctctctccctctctctctgacaaacaaataaataaaatctttttaaaaaatgcattattaaaaaaaaagaatttaggagaTGAATGTAAtagaagtttttgtttcttttttgtggaaCTCAAAGTActcaaaatacattaattttgtcCATGCTATACCTTTGTATATTTGGTGCTCTGTTCATACTATACTTTTGTCATTAGttcatgcaattttattttttgttttttattttatttccccattttattatttaatgatatAATGAACCTGGATACTTTTAGACCTTTTTAATGGGGAATTGAAACCATATTATTTTTGCATCCAACACAACATGCCACCAGAAGAActgaccttttttaaaaacataccaatgaggggcgcctgggtggctcagtggttaaagcctctgccttcggctctggtcgtgatcccggggttctggggtcctgggattgagccccatatcgggctctttgctcggcagggagcctgcttcctcctctctctctgcctgcctctgcctacttgtaatctctgtcaagtaaataaatgaaaaaaatcttaaaaaaaaaaaaacacaaaaaaaacccctacccATGAAACTTGCACAATTTCCCatgccataaaaaaagaagactgcATCATTCTGATATGTTTGTCTTCCATAtgaaccataatttatttaaccaatatcCTCCTGTATTGTAGTATATTGGGCCTATTTGTTTCCAGTGTTTTACTCTTATCACTAATTGCTAGGTTGAACATAAATCTTAAGGCTAGATTTAGTATATAGGTCCCAGCTAGATTCCTGGAAGTGGTACCACTGGATCATGAGGGAGTCCACTGATAGAGACAAAGTTTCCCCCAGATAAGAAATTCTCCTGGGATGGTGCAAAGGTAAAAACAGCACAGAATTTATGGGCATATTTACTTGGCAGAAGTAACATAAAATgaggcttattaaaaaaaaaaaaatagacgaCCAGGTTAGGAAGtctgtattttaaacaataaacaaGAATGAACCACTTGTAGGTTAACTAAATGCGGTTGGGGAAAAATCTTTCCAGCAGATCAACTAGG from Mustela erminea isolate mMusErm1 chromosome 5, mMusErm1.Pri, whole genome shotgun sequence carries:
- the PCK2 gene encoding phosphoenolpyruvate carboxykinase [GTP], mitochondrial, which codes for MAAVYRPGLRLSWPGLSPWGWSSWRSMQTLRVLSGDLGQLPAGVRDFVERSARLCQPDSIHICDGTEAENTATLALLEKQGLIRKLPKYNNCWLARTDPKDVARVESKTVIVTPSQRDTVPLPAGGARGQLGNWMSPAEFQQAVDERFPGCMQGRTMYVLPFSMGPVGSPLSRIGVQLTDSAYVVASMRIMTRLGTPVLRALGDGDFVKCLHSVGQPLTGQGEPVSQWPCNPEKTLIGHVPDQREIVSFGSGYGGNSLLGKKCFALRIASRLARDEGWLAEHMLILGITSPTGKKRYVAAAFPSACGKTNLAMMRPALPGWKVECVGDDIAWMRFDSDGRLRAINPENGFFGVAPGTSATTNPNAMATIQSNTLFTNVAETSDGGVYWEGIDQPLPPGVTVTSWLGRPWKPGDKEPCAHPNSRFCAPARQCPIMDPAWEAPEGVPIDAIIFGGRRPKGVPLVYEAFSWRHGVFVGSAMRSESTAAAEHKGKVIMHDPFAMRPFFGYNFGRYLEHWLSMEERKGARLPRIFHVNWFRRDEAGRFLWPGFGENARVLDWICRRLEGEDSARETPIGLVPKEGALDLKGLGAIDTTQLFSLPKDFWEQEVRDIRSYLTEQVNQDLPKEVLAELEALEGRVRRM